In Chryseobacterium culicis, the following proteins share a genomic window:
- a CDS encoding DUF6089 family protein codes for MNKKLLFSFLAFLGVVSVKAQRNELGVRLGMSNLVGDVGRTNYILQKPLDLSRASDWGIPFYGGLLYRFNFNPHQTVRLDLGYNQIQFSDKAAKEDYRRNRNSYGKNNVYEASLMFEYNFFPVNNEQISMLSPYIFGGVGALMFDAPKATLVNDFRRDADGVAQAPINELDFTTTTDYSLGKKVTMHIPFGVGLKYKFNHSWAIFAEATFRYTLTDQLDHSKILSKDVKTSFNADILDPATGGSLLQSGNYYAVSKEREAEFIKKRNIGDDRSNDWINTFSLGLTYSFGRPPCYCE; via the coding sequence ATGAATAAAAAATTATTGTTTAGCTTCCTTGCCTTCCTTGGAGTGGTAAGTGTTAAAGCACAAAGAAACGAATTGGGAGTTCGTCTAGGTATGAGTAACCTAGTGGGAGATGTAGGAAGGACAAATTATATTTTACAGAAGCCGTTGGATTTAAGCAGAGCGTCAGATTGGGGCATCCCATTTTATGGTGGTTTATTATACAGATTTAATTTTAACCCGCATCAGACTGTTAGATTGGATTTAGGATATAACCAGATTCAGTTTAGTGATAAAGCGGCGAAAGAAGATTATAGAAGAAATAGAAACTCATACGGAAAAAATAATGTGTATGAGGCGAGTTTAATGTTTGAATATAACTTTTTCCCTGTAAATAATGAGCAGATCAGCATGCTGAGCCCTTACATCTTCGGAGGTGTTGGTGCTTTGATGTTTGACGCTCCTAAAGCAACCCTTGTGAATGATTTCAGAAGAGATGCGGATGGTGTAGCACAGGCTCCAATCAATGAATTGGATTTTACCACTACAACAGACTATTCATTAGGGAAAAAAGTAACAATGCATATTCCTTTTGGTGTTGGTTTGAAGTATAAATTCAACCATTCATGGGCTATATTTGCAGAAGCTACATTCAGATATACATTGACGGATCAGTTGGATCACAGTAAGATCCTTTCCAAAGATGTAAAAACTTCTTTTAATGCTGATATTTTGGATCCTGCTACAGGTGGTTCATTATTACAGTCAGGGAACTACTATGCAGTTTCTAAAGAAAGAGAAGCAGAGTTTATTAAAAAGAGAAATATTGGAGATGACAGATCCAACGACTGGATAAATACTTTCAGTTTAGGACTGACATATTCGTTCGGAAGACCTCCATGTTATTGTGAATAA
- a CDS encoding isoprenyl transferase: MSLIKEKINSENLPKHVAIIMDGNGRWAKSRGEERTFGHKNAINAVRNAINACNEIDIPYLTLYTFSSENWNRPSEEVNTLMNLLVETLLLEAEEIFSKGLRMHVIGNLEKLPTLVKEQLERVVELTKENTKGNLVLAISYGSQNEILEAVKNISSDVKEGKVEIENINESLFENYLYTKDFPPVDLLIRTSGEIRISNFLLWQIAYAELQFLNVLWPDFTKDIFFQCIVDYQNKERRYGLTGEQVNGQ; encoded by the coding sequence ATGTCGTTGATAAAAGAAAAAATAAATTCTGAGAATTTACCAAAACACGTAGCCATCATTATGGATGGTAATGGAAGATGGGCAAAATCTCGTGGCGAAGAAAGAACCTTCGGTCACAAAAATGCCATTAATGCAGTAAGAAATGCCATTAATGCATGTAATGAGATTGATATCCCTTATTTAACACTGTATACATTCTCTTCAGAAAATTGGAATCGTCCAAGTGAAGAAGTGAATACCCTTATGAATCTGTTGGTAGAGACCCTGCTTCTGGAAGCAGAAGAGATCTTCAGCAAAGGATTAAGAATGCATGTTATAGGGAATCTTGAAAAGCTGCCTACATTAGTGAAAGAGCAGTTGGAACGTGTGGTAGAACTTACAAAAGAAAACACAAAAGGAAACCTTGTATTGGCTATAAGCTATGGCTCACAAAATGAAATACTGGAAGCTGTAAAAAATATAAGTTCTGATGTAAAAGAAGGAAAAGTAGAGATAGAAAATATTAACGAAAGTCTATTTGAAAACTATCTTTATACAAAAGATTTTCCTCCTGTAGATTTACTGATCAGAACCAGCGGCGAAATAAGGATAAGCAACTTCCTGCTTTGGCAGATTGCTTATGCAGAATTGCAGTTTTTAAATGTTCTGTGGCCGGATTTCACCAAAGACATTTTCTTCCAATGTATTGTTGATTATCAAAACAAAGAAAGAAGATATGGTTTAACCGGTGAGCAGGTAAATGGCCAATAA